The genomic stretch CCCGCGGCCCATACCGAGGCGCCAACGGCAGGGAGCGTCTTCCTCGCGAGCGTTCTCCTGAAGATGGGAACATACGGGTTTTTGAGGTTCTGTCTCCCCGTGACACCGAAGGCGAGCGTCTTTTTCGCGCCATACATGATCGCGCTTTCCGTTATCGGCATCATCTATGGCGGTTTTGTCTGTTTGAGCCAGACGGATATGAAGAAGCTCATCGCCTATTCCAGTGTGGCCCATATGGGTTTCGCAACGCTGGGGATATTCTCCCTTACTCTCTTCGGATGGGAAGGGGCGCTCCTGCAGATGCTCAACCACGGGGTGACAACGGGTGCCCTATTTCTCTGTGTAGGCGTCGTCTATGAGAGGACGCACAGCCGCGAGATATATGATAACGCGGGCCTTGGGAAGATTATGCCGGTATACGTGGGATTTTTTGGTCTCTTTTCCATATCCTCCTTTGCTTTTCCCGGTACGAATAATTTTGTCGGTGAGCTCTACGTTCTCATCGGTATATTCTCCCAGAATAAACTGGCAGGATTCTTTTCTATCGTCGGCGCTCTCCTCGCAGCCGCCTATATGCTGAGACTTCTCAAACAGATCGTCTGGGGGAGAGAGGATAAGCGGGCAATCTCGGATATGAATGCAAGAGAGGTCATATATCTTTTGCCGCTCGCTCTCTTTGTGATATGGATGGGGCTTTTCCCGCGTCCTTTTGTGCAGGTTATTGAAAAGACGCTGATGAACCTTCATTCGCAGATGAACATCTTTTTCCGTTAAGGGGTTGATCGATGATAATGATACTGCCTGAACTGTCGATGCTTCTCTTCTCGATTGTGTTTCTCTTTCTCTCGCTCGGGAGAA from Syntrophorhabdaceae bacterium encodes the following:
- a CDS encoding NADH-quinone oxidoreductase subunit M; the encoded protein is MTTALHKYLIMNTLSFPILSVAIFLPLAGAILLLFMRGERSIKVTALITAIINFPLSLFLFSRFDVGADRFQFGEFIPWVPSYNINYILGIDGITIFLILLTTLLAPLCILCSWTAIERRVKEFMFCLLIMETAMIGVFCALDFILFYVFWEAMLIPMYLLIAIWGGPRKDYASIKFFIYTLFGSVFLLVAIIAVYLVTNTFSIPDAMFRDYDFTFQIWVFLAFAIAFAIKVPMFPFHTWLPAAHTEAPTAGSVFLASVLLKMGTYGFLRFCLPVTPKASVFFAPYMIALSVIGIIYGGFVCLSQTDMKKLIAYSSVAHMGFATLGIFSLTLFGWEGALLQMLNHGVTTGALFLCVGVVYERTHSREIYDNAGLGKIMPVYVGFFGLFSISSFAFPGTNNFVGELYVLIGIFSQNKLAGFFSIVGALLAAAYMLRLLKQIVWGREDKRAISDMNAREVIYLLPLALFVIWMGLFPRPFVQVIEKTLMNLHSQMNIFFR